Proteins co-encoded in one Gehongia tenuis genomic window:
- a CDS encoding MBL fold metallo-hydrolase, with amino-acid sequence MACYTVEKLQEGVHMISEKHVRMFLVEGTEGAVLIDTGFGGGDLAQLVREITDRPVTVINTHAHRDHCGADAQFELIMANGADFNALREITDTKPGEIFDLVALRDGDELDIGGRTLRVIEIPGHTPGSIALLDVEHRILFSGDTLQEGPVYLFLPGASLEAFEQSLERLDELKDSYDVVYAAHNKLPIDASYIEDLLALTAELAEGRAEPLETLDREGQIYHTYGKGRVKIFYH; translated from the coding sequence ATGGCCTGTTACACGGTGGAAAAGCTGCAGGAAGGCGTTCATATGATCTCGGAAAAGCATGTCAGGATGTTTCTGGTGGAGGGTACGGAAGGCGCCGTTCTCATCGATACCGGCTTTGGCGGCGGCGACCTCGCCCAGCTGGTGCGCGAGATCACGGACCGTCCGGTGACGGTGATCAATACTCACGCACACCGGGACCACTGCGGTGCGGATGCCCAATTTGAACTCATCATGGCGAATGGCGCCGATTTTAACGCTCTTCGAGAAATTACTGATACGAAGCCGGGTGAGATCTTTGACCTTGTGGCCCTCCGGGACGGGGACGAGCTGGACATCGGGGGCAGGACCCTTCGCGTAATTGAGATACCGGGACATACGCCGGGCAGCATCGCGCTGCTGGATGTGGAGCACCGTATTCTCTTTTCCGGGGACACCCTGCAGGAAGGGCCTGTATACCTGTTCCTGCCGGGAGCCAGCCTCGAGGCTTTTGAGCAGAGCCTGGAAAGGCTGGATGAGCTCAAAGACAGTTATGATGTGGTGTATGCCGCCCATAACAAACTGCCCATCGATGCTTCCTATATTGAGGATCTTTTGGCGCTCACGGCGGAGCTTGCGGAGGGCAGGGCTGAACCCCTGGAGACGCTGGACAGAGAGGGCCAAATCTACCACACCTATGGTAAAGGCCGGGTAAAAATCTTTTATCACTGA
- a CDS encoding HdeD family acid-resistance protein, with protein sequence MTAWSLWSLLSGILMLILGLFCAFSPESALMTLVIWIALVFIVVGAVGIWRYTRDYERKWYTLIPPILDVIFGVVLLTNNLLPYLTLALLPIMMACWALIKGISQIISAFRFKDVFRAWWLPLIMGAVSVVFAIILFLNPLESMVTLTVVLGIYFAIAGIMDILSAFRQ encoded by the coding sequence ATGACAGCTTGGAGCCTATGGAGTCTTCTATCGGGCATTCTCATGCTCATTCTGGGACTTTTCTGTGCCTTCAGCCCCGAGTCGGCGCTGATGACCCTGGTGATTTGGATTGCACTGGTGTTCATTGTGGTGGGTGCCGTGGGAATATGGCGCTATACACGGGACTACGAGCGCAAATGGTACACCCTGATTCCTCCCATTTTGGACGTTATTTTCGGTGTGGTGCTGCTCACCAACAATCTTCTGCCCTATCTCACCTTGGCTTTGCTGCCCATCATGATGGCCTGCTGGGCTTTGATCAAAGGCATCAGCCAGATTATCTCCGCTTTTAGGTTTAAGGACGTGTTCCGGGCCTGGTGGCTGCCCTTGATCATGGGCGCCGTCTCCGTTGTCTTTGCCATTATCCTGTTCCTCAATCCCCTGGAGAGCATGGTAACCTTGACGGTGGTCCTCGGCATCTATTTCGCCATTGCGGGAATCATGGATATTCTGTCGGCCTTCCGCCAATAA